One Procambarus clarkii isolate CNS0578487 chromosome 15, FALCON_Pclarkii_2.0, whole genome shotgun sequence DNA segment encodes these proteins:
- the LOC123759167 gene encoding loricrin-like, whose protein sequence is MTCGGGSGGMTSGGGSGGMTSGGGSGGMTCGGGSGGMTCGGGSGGMTSGGGSGGMTCGGGSGGMTCGGGSGGMTCGGGSGGMTSGGGSGGMTSGGGSGGMTSGGGSGGMTCGGARWKKKWW, encoded by the coding sequence ATGACAtgtggaggaggtagtggtggcaTGACAagtggaggaggtagtggtggcaTGACAagtggaggaggtagtggtggcaTGACAtgtggaggaggtagtggtggcaTGACAtgtggaggaggtagtggtggcaTGACAagtggaggaggtagtggtggcaTGACAtgtggaggaggtagtggtggcaTGACAtgtggaggaggtagtggtggcaTGACAtgtggaggaggtagtggtggcaTGACAAGTGGAGGAGGTAGTGGCGGCATGACAagtggaggaggtagtggtggcaTGACAagtggaggaggtagtggtggcaTGACATGTGGAGGAGCAAGGTGGAAGAAGAAGTggtggtga